Within Mycobacteriales bacterium, the genomic segment TCGCCGGCTGGGCGTTCACCGGCTTCTACCTCTCCCTCGGCTCGTCGCTGACCGCGGACCTGACCGGCGACAGCGACCGGCTGGTGGCCGCGTTGCCGCTGGCGGCGCTGTTCGGGGCGGCCGGGATCGCCTCGCTGCTCACCCCGCGCTGGACGGCCGAGCGGGCCGTCCTGATCGGCGCGCCGCTGTTCGTGGTCGGCGTCGGGCTGACGATCGCCGGGATCGCGGCCGACTCGTTCTGGCTCTACCTGGTCGGCAGCGTGGTCGGCGGGTTGGGCTTCGGGCCCTCGTTCGCCGGGTCGCTGCGGGCGCTGGCGCCGCTGGTCGAGCCGGCCGAGCGGGGCCGGCTGCTCACCGCTGTGTACGTGACGGCGTACCTGGGCTTCAGCGCGCCGGCCCTGGTCGCCGGGCTCCTCACTACGCACCTCGGCCTGCGCCCGACCGCGGACGCGTACGCCGCGGTCGTCATCGTGCTCGCCCTCGGCGCCACCGCCGCGTACGCGGTGACCCGGCGTCGGGCAGAGTGACCGCGTGCCGCCCTTCAGGATCGACGTGCCCGAGCCCGTGCTGGACGACCTGCGGGACCGGCTGACCCGCACCCGGTGGCCGGTCCCCGTGCGCGGGGTCGGCTGGGACCGCGGCACGGATCCCGGCTACCTGCACCACCTCGTCGAGTACTGGCGGGACGGGTACGACTGGCGGGCTCAGGAGACGGCGCTCAACGAGCTGTCCCACCACAAGGCCGACGGGCTGCACTTCGTGCACCAGCGGGCGGCGGACCCGGACGCGCCGGTGCTGCTGCTCCTGCACGGCTGGCCGGACTCGTTCCTGCGCTTCCGCCGGGTGCTGCCGCTGCTGACCGACTTCCACGTGGTGGTGCCGTCACTGCCCGGCTACGGTTTCTCCGACCCGCCGACCGAACCCGGGCACGTCAGCCGGACCGCGATGGCGCAACGGATGGCCGGCCTGATGGCGTCGCTCGGCCACGACCGGTATTTCCTGTCCGGCGGGGACATCGGCAGCGGCACCGCCGAGGCGCTGGCCGCCGCGCACCCGGACCGGGTGGCCGGGCTGCACCTCACCGACCTGCCGCTCTGGCACCTGACCGGGCTCGATCCGGCCGCGTCGAGCGAGGCCGAGCGGGACTACCTGGCCGCCGCGGCGGACTGGCAGCGCCGCGAGGGCGCCTACCTGCAGCTCCAGGCGACCAAGCCGATGACCGCCGCGTACGGGCTGACCGACTCCCCGGCCGGGCTGGCGGCCTGGATCGTGGAGAAGCTGCGGGCCTGGAGCGACGACTTCAGCGCCACGTTCCCGCCGGACGAGGTCCTCACCCACGTCACCCTCTACTGGGTCACCGGCACGATCGGCTCCTCGTTCGGTCCGTACGCGGAGCGGGAG encodes:
- a CDS encoding epoxide hydrolase; its protein translation is MPPFRIDVPEPVLDDLRDRLTRTRWPVPVRGVGWDRGTDPGYLHHLVEYWRDGYDWRAQETALNELSHHKADGLHFVHQRAADPDAPVLLLLHGWPDSFLRFRRVLPLLTDFHVVVPSLPGYGFSDPPTEPGHVSRTAMAQRMAGLMASLGHDRYFLSGGDIGSGTAEALAAAHPDRVAGLHLTDLPLWHLTGLDPAASSEAERDYLAAAADWQRREGAYLQLQATKPMTAAYGLTDSPAGLAAWIVEKLRAWSDDFSATFPPDEVLTHVTLYWVTGTIGSSFGPYAERETAAPHGRVTVPAAVSQFPADTLRAPREYAERFLDVRQWREHERGGHFAALEVPGLFAEDLHAFLADLR